The proteins below come from a single Xenopus tropicalis strain Nigerian chromosome 9, UCB_Xtro_10.0, whole genome shotgun sequence genomic window:
- the LOC100491090 gene encoding uncharacterized protein LOC100491090, producing MLTALGLVVLWANLWLSSAAEKYSVQEILNEVDRVGHAAVELTDSEMQQDFLLIREKIKKKIERSQLDQDQLVAANELLAFILRKMREGKINLFQIKYFIKFAQSDKLDKLLATWDTNLLKMKPNVG from the exons ATGCTGACGGCTTTGGGCCTTGTTGTTTTGTGGGCTAATTTGTGGTTGTCCTCAGCTGCAGAGAAGT ATTCTGTTCAAGAGATACTGAATGAAGTTGACAGAGTTGGGCATGCAGCAGTGGAGCTAACGGACTCTGAAATGCAGCAAGATTTTCTGCTGATCCGAGAGAAAATCAAAAAGAAGATTGAAAGGTCTCAGTTGGACCAGGACCAACTTGTGGCAGCAAATGAACTTTTGGCCTTCATCTTGAGAAAAATGAGAGAGGGCAAAATAAACCTATTTCAGATCAAGTATTTTATCAAATTTGCTCAAAGTGACAAACTAGATAAACTTCTGGCCACATGGGACACAAACCTTCTAAAGATGAAACCCAATGTGGGATAA